One Calderihabitans maritimus genomic window carries:
- a CDS encoding FAD-dependent oxidoreductase has protein sequence MSKKIVIIGGVAAGAGAAAKARRTDEQARIIIFEKGPYVSFANCGLPYYVGHQIKERNELFLVTPERFRQRFNIDVRVNHEVTAINPEERKVEVVDHFTGNTFIETYDKLIIATGASPIKPPIEGVNLNNVYHLWTVPDADAVKAFIQQNKPQQAVVVGGGFIGLEAVENLLKYGIKVHLVEMLPQVMPAFDQEMTVPLVKHLRQLGVEIHLNDGVAKFLGTGEVNGVQLASGKIISAPLVILAVGVKPNTELAEKAGLAIGEKGGIVVDTRMRTSNPDIYAAGDVVEIYHLVSGKKVRIPLAGPANKQGRVAGANAAGGDLEFKGAYGTSIVKVGKLTAAKTGLNEREARDAGFDYQVSYTHSPDHAGYYPGAETMMVKVIFEKSTGRLLGGQIVGPKGVDKRIDVLATAIYSQLTVYDLEDLDLAYAPPYSSAKDPVIIAGMAAANILRGEVEVWTAADLAEALEKGEDLQLVDVRTPDEYREGHIPTAVNIPVDDLRKRIGELDPHRKTVLYCGIGYRSYLAYRVLKDKGFSDLGHLSGGYRSWSLTLPEK, from the coding sequence ATTTCCAAAAAAATAGTTATCATCGGAGGTGTGGCTGCCGGAGCAGGAGCTGCTGCCAAAGCCCGCCGCACAGACGAACAAGCCCGCATCATCATATTTGAAAAAGGACCGTATGTCTCCTTTGCTAATTGCGGTCTCCCATATTATGTAGGTCATCAGATTAAAGAGCGTAACGAACTCTTCCTCGTAACTCCAGAACGGTTCCGGCAGCGATTTAACATTGACGTCAGAGTTAACCATGAGGTGACAGCTATAAACCCCGAGGAAAGAAAAGTGGAAGTTGTTGACCATTTCACCGGTAACACCTTCATAGAAACGTATGACAAACTGATTATTGCAACCGGGGCAAGTCCTATCAAGCCCCCTATAGAAGGTGTTAACCTGAATAACGTCTATCACTTATGGACTGTTCCTGATGCCGACGCGGTTAAAGCTTTTATTCAACAAAACAAACCTCAGCAAGCAGTAGTAGTAGGAGGTGGCTTCATCGGCCTGGAAGCGGTAGAAAACTTGCTGAAGTACGGTATCAAAGTTCACTTGGTAGAAATGCTTCCCCAGGTCATGCCCGCCTTTGACCAGGAAATGACCGTTCCCTTGGTAAAGCACCTCAGGCAACTGGGGGTAGAAATTCACCTCAACGACGGGGTAGCCAAATTCCTGGGCACGGGTGAAGTTAACGGCGTTCAGTTGGCCAGCGGCAAGATTATCTCCGCTCCCCTAGTCATCCTTGCCGTAGGGGTCAAGCCCAACACCGAGCTGGCTGAAAAGGCGGGCCTGGCCATCGGAGAAAAAGGCGGTATTGTCGTGGATACTCGCATGCGCACCAGCAATCCTGACATCTATGCCGCCGGTGACGTCGTGGAAATCTATCACCTGGTCAGCGGCAAGAAGGTTCGCATTCCCCTGGCCGGTCCAGCCAACAAACAGGGACGGGTGGCCGGCGCTAACGCTGCCGGGGGTGATCTGGAATTCAAGGGAGCTTACGGTACCAGTATCGTGAAAGTGGGCAAGCTTACCGCCGCCAAAACGGGGCTCAATGAAAGGGAAGCCAGGGACGCAGGCTTTGATTACCAGGTCTCTTATACCCATTCCCCCGATCACGCCGGCTATTACCCGGGGGCAGAGACCATGATGGTTAAAGTTATCTTTGAAAAGAGTACCGGCCGCCTCCTTGGGGGACAGATTGTGGGACCCAAAGGAGTGGATAAACGTATAGACGTTCTCGCCACGGCTATCTACAGCCAGCTTACTGTCTATGACCTGGAGGATCTGGATCTGGCCTATGCCCCGCCATATTCCTCAGCCAAAGATCCCGTAATCATAGCCGGCATGGCTGCTGCCAACATTTTAAGGGGCGAGGTGGAGGTATGGACCGCCGCCGACTTGGCTGAAGCCTTGGAAAAAGGCGAAGACTTACAGTTGGTAGACGTACGAACGCCGGATGAATATCGCGAAGGCCATATACCCACGGCCGTCAATATACCCGTGGACGACCTGCGCAAGAGAATCGGAGAACTGGATCCTCACCGGAAAACCGTCCTGTACTGCGGTATCGGCTACCGTTCTTACCTGGCTTACAGGGTCTTGAAGGATAAAGGTTTCTCTGACCTGGGACACCTGAGCGGCGGGTATCGCAGCTGGAGCCTCACTTTACCGGAGAAATAA
- a CDS encoding DUF302 domain-containing protein, with translation MFDYTVDTNKDFSQAITDLKQTLSEAKFGVLWELDVPEKLKEKGVEYQGKLRVLEVCNPHHAKKALETNIRVGYFLPCKIVVYVEDGRTKIGMVRPTALVDMLDDAELRNFASQVEKELVTALDKASKN, from the coding sequence TACTGTAGACACAAACAAAGACTTTTCCCAGGCCATCACTGACCTAAAGCAAACCCTAAGTGAGGCCAAATTCGGTGTTCTTTGGGAACTGGACGTGCCCGAAAAGCTAAAGGAAAAAGGGGTTGAGTACCAGGGAAAACTGCGGGTCCTGGAGGTCTGCAACCCCCACCATGCCAAAAAAGCTCTCGAAACCAACATACGCGTCGGATACTTTTTGCCCTGCAAGATAGTAGTCTACGTAGAGGATGGACGGACCAAAATCGGGATGGTTCGCCCCACAGCACTGGTAGACATGCTTGATGATGCTGAACTGCGCAATTTTGCTTCACAGGTGGAAAAAGAACTGGTAACTGCTCTGGATAAGGCAAGTAAAAATTAA